The proteins below are encoded in one region of Planctopirus limnophila DSM 3776:
- a CDS encoding AAA family ATPase: protein MSVAEVEEAYRAVRREVGKVVVGQEELIEAVFVALLAEGHVLIEGPPGLGKTLLATTISRVLKCRYSRIQFTPDLMPSDVTGHSVYNLQERRFHFSEGPVFANLLLADEINRAPAKTQASLLEAMQECQVTVDGQTMPLPRPFITLATQNPIEQEGTYPLPEAQLDRFLFKMLVTYPTFAQEAGILNAYNEGRDPRRIHTSDVQSVLDDESILRLQASVRDIVVEPSIIDYIVRIVTATRQHPAIEIGASPRSSVGLLVASRALAACLGRTFVVPDDIKQLVPWILRHRIRLEPEAEIEGSTIEVVLGDLLETTEAPKA, encoded by the coding sequence ATGTCGGTAGCAGAGGTCGAAGAGGCTTATCGTGCCGTACGCCGTGAAGTGGGCAAAGTGGTGGTGGGTCAGGAGGAACTGATCGAAGCGGTCTTTGTGGCGCTGCTGGCGGAAGGTCACGTGTTGATTGAAGGGCCGCCCGGTCTGGGAAAGACGCTCCTCGCGACGACAATCAGCCGGGTTTTAAAATGTAGGTATTCGAGAATTCAGTTCACTCCCGATCTGATGCCATCAGATGTGACTGGGCATTCGGTCTACAACTTGCAAGAAAGGCGGTTTCACTTCAGCGAAGGGCCGGTCTTCGCCAATCTGCTCCTGGCCGATGAAATCAATCGGGCTCCCGCGAAGACACAGGCGTCGTTGCTCGAAGCCATGCAGGAATGTCAGGTCACTGTCGATGGTCAGACGATGCCTTTACCAAGGCCGTTTATCACGCTGGCAACTCAAAACCCCATTGAACAGGAAGGGACCTACCCTCTTCCCGAAGCTCAGTTGGATCGTTTTCTCTTTAAAATGCTGGTGACCTACCCCACATTCGCGCAGGAAGCCGGCATTCTCAATGCCTACAACGAAGGACGTGACCCTCGGCGTATCCATACGTCGGATGTCCAAAGTGTCCTCGACGATGAGAGTATTCTCCGTCTGCAAGCCTCCGTGCGGGATATTGTCGTCGAGCCTTCAATCATTGATTACATCGTTCGGATCGTCACAGCCACACGCCAACATCCCGCCATCGAGATTGGTGCCAGCCCGCGTTCCAGTGTCGGGTTGTTGGTCGCTTCCCGGGCCTTAGCGGCCTGCCTGGGAAGAACTTTCGTTGTGCCCGATGATATTAAACAGCTCGTGCCCTGGATTCTCAGACATCGCATTCGCCTGGAACCCGAAGCGGAAATTGAAGGCTCCACAATTGAAGTCGTCTTGGGTGATCTTCTCGAAACCACCGAGGCACCGAAGGCATGA
- a CDS encoding lipopolysaccharide kinase InaA family protein, with the protein MKWSATSQLISQLKEGTLPLREWILNGTAKIAKSGPHRVVYRVNLNDRAVYIKQYLTNDRKSKLRTWLSGTKAARELSVLRAMQAANLPVPLPLGIGEPVTSRSRPVDTPAETSTTSELNLSFLDDPQSSFLVLEAIEPTMSLANLMLRFSDVMQFDKLGIRGRQHLCVTVARMVARLHKNRFVHRDLQAENLLIAPVQSHGPMRMWWVDLSDIRQKWLKVSPQQIMLNLAMLRHSLHRHLSSTDQLRFLAAYLTELSNPQAAGAGEISEAEPSDPAAVGDSVDFLIAPKRKKLNELSLPHSLQISKPKLKNWIVQLKQVTQSYSIQAWKKADRKWRRGNRRLHIAQVGARSGRCVAGMDAQLLRHLTSKPSQLFSPPYLVQSTEGAALQKTAIIQLPVSGSVMQAELVARPLVRDAHDSWARRSWENAYALMRRGFSTPGPLLYVETETEQYLARAYHNKQKTIADWISDQGRLSFLPQSDEVQVAHRVLDTLARLFLYGFKPEITDLEQFFVIKLNGRVLIALADPSRFEQRESVSFKQIAASLRELHDATIVMTNLRTSTCARWLKRVACKLPPLTWRMLMSEIVKQRRDRIENYRKWHAA; encoded by the coding sequence ATGAAATGGTCGGCAACATCTCAACTGATCAGTCAGCTCAAAGAGGGGACGTTGCCACTCCGCGAGTGGATCTTGAATGGCACTGCGAAAATTGCCAAAAGCGGGCCGCATCGAGTTGTCTATCGAGTGAATTTGAACGACCGTGCGGTGTACATCAAGCAGTACCTGACGAATGATCGCAAGTCAAAACTGCGGACCTGGCTTTCGGGAACTAAAGCGGCGCGAGAGCTTTCTGTCCTCCGGGCGATGCAGGCGGCCAATCTCCCGGTTCCCTTACCACTGGGGATCGGTGAGCCAGTGACATCTCGATCCCGACCAGTCGATACACCAGCAGAAACCTCGACAACATCTGAGCTGAATTTATCGTTTCTTGATGATCCGCAGAGCAGTTTTCTGGTCTTGGAAGCGATTGAGCCCACCATGTCGCTGGCCAATCTGATGCTGCGCTTCAGCGATGTCATGCAGTTCGACAAACTCGGCATTCGAGGTCGGCAGCATCTGTGTGTGACAGTGGCTCGCATGGTCGCGCGGCTTCACAAGAATAGGTTTGTGCATCGCGATCTGCAGGCAGAAAATCTGCTGATTGCTCCCGTTCAAAGTCATGGCCCGATGCGGATGTGGTGGGTCGATTTGAGTGATATCCGCCAGAAGTGGCTGAAGGTTTCTCCCCAGCAGATTATGCTCAATCTGGCGATGCTGAGGCATTCTCTGCATCGCCATCTTTCCAGTACCGACCAGCTGCGATTTCTCGCGGCTTATCTGACGGAACTGTCGAATCCTCAAGCAGCTGGCGCTGGAGAGATTTCCGAAGCTGAGCCCTCTGATCCTGCGGCTGTCGGTGATTCTGTCGATTTTCTGATTGCCCCAAAGCGTAAAAAGCTGAATGAGTTATCGCTGCCCCATAGCCTGCAGATTTCGAAGCCAAAGCTCAAAAACTGGATTGTGCAACTGAAGCAGGTGACGCAAAGCTATTCTATCCAGGCGTGGAAGAAGGCGGATCGCAAGTGGCGACGCGGAAACCGCCGCCTGCATATCGCTCAAGTGGGTGCACGCTCCGGCCGCTGTGTCGCGGGTATGGATGCTCAGTTGCTGAGACATCTCACCAGCAAGCCGTCTCAGCTTTTTTCACCTCCTTATCTGGTGCAATCGACCGAAGGGGCGGCTTTACAAAAAACGGCGATCATTCAGCTTCCCGTTTCCGGTTCGGTGATGCAGGCCGAACTTGTGGCTCGCCCTCTGGTTCGAGATGCTCATGATTCCTGGGCACGTCGATCGTGGGAAAACGCCTATGCTCTGATGAGGCGGGGGTTCTCGACACCGGGGCCACTGCTTTATGTGGAGACTGAGACGGAGCAATATCTCGCCCGGGCTTATCACAATAAACAAAAGACAATCGCGGACTGGATCAGTGATCAGGGGCGGCTCTCGTTCCTGCCACAATCTGATGAAGTTCAGGTGGCCCATCGAGTTCTGGATACACTCGCCCGGTTGTTTCTATATGGTTTTAAGCCGGAAATCACCGATCTGGAGCAGTTTTTCGTCATCAAGCTGAATGGCCGCGTGTTGATTGCTCTGGCTGATCCTTCGCGGTTTGAGCAGCGAGAATCGGTGTCTTTCAAGCAGATCGCCGCCTCGCTGCGTGAACTGCACGACGCGACCATCGTGATGACCAATCTGCGGACATCCACCTGTGCCCGCTGGCTTAAGCGGGTGGCGTGTAAGCTTCCTCCACTCACGTGGCGCATGCTTATGAGTGAAATCGTTAAGCAACGTCGCGACCGAATCGAAAATTATCGAAAGTGGCATGCCGCATGA
- a CDS encoding DUF1570 domain-containing protein, with amino-acid sequence MMWECRALQILKMVILTSLVSREPLRECAAHLRRLAGRVPTRLFVGYLMLVMVACSGCQTQPKYTGLPRKTSIKNDGLKVLSDVKLAKDHELLVDLENLRDEIATELNLPPQKQQVVVYLFGSEERYRDYMRSSFPQLPPRRAYFVGSSKELAVYTFWGERVQEDLRHEYTHGILHATLKDVPLWLDEGLAEYFELAGKPGQINPEYASRLSEAIASGWEPDMARLERLESVGQMQRSDYQEAWAWVHFMMHDGDDSRAVLLGYLKTLQTRKDAGSLVARLQEDIPSFNVRFASYVATIRMPGEVQQASGKRPVIQHVLGQQPEE; translated from the coding sequence ATGATGTGGGAGTGCAGGGCGCTGCAGATCCTGAAGATGGTGATCCTCACTTCACTGGTGAGTCGAGAGCCGTTGCGCGAGTGTGCTGCTCATCTTCGCCGATTGGCCGGCAGAGTCCCCACGCGACTATTCGTCGGCTACCTGATGCTGGTCATGGTTGCCTGTTCCGGTTGCCAGACTCAACCGAAATACACGGGCCTGCCCCGAAAGACCTCCATCAAAAACGATGGGTTGAAGGTGCTTTCCGATGTCAAGCTGGCCAAAGACCATGAACTGCTGGTTGACCTCGAAAACCTGAGAGATGAGATCGCGACTGAGTTGAATCTTCCGCCACAAAAGCAACAGGTGGTCGTTTACCTCTTTGGCTCCGAAGAGCGTTATCGCGACTACATGCGTTCTTCTTTTCCACAGTTGCCACCCCGACGCGCTTACTTTGTGGGTTCGAGTAAAGAGCTGGCGGTCTATACCTTCTGGGGCGAGCGTGTGCAGGAAGATCTCCGGCATGAATACACGCATGGGATCCTGCATGCCACGCTCAAAGATGTCCCTCTGTGGCTGGATGAGGGGCTTGCCGAATACTTTGAACTGGCTGGAAAACCCGGACAGATCAATCCCGAGTATGCCTCGCGACTTTCCGAAGCCATTGCCAGCGGCTGGGAACCGGACATGGCTCGTCTGGAAAGACTCGAAAGCGTGGGGCAGATGCAGCGGAGTGATTATCAGGAAGCGTGGGCCTGGGTTCACTTTATGATGCATGATGGCGACGACTCGCGAGCCGTCCTTCTGGGATACTTGAAGACGCTGCAAACCCGGAAAGATGCCGGGAGTCTCGTGGCCCGGCTGCAAGAAGACATCCCGTCGTTCAATGTCCGGTTTGCCAGTTATGTGGCGACC
- a CDS encoding DUF58 domain-containing protein, whose protein sequence is MTPRLQLLLSILAAGMLYIPACFSSSWATLGTGATVFVILLAIIDWLRSPALSQMDIDRKVGRVLSVGARNPITIEYRWKGRSSWQAELHDEPPHPGTFDGVPAVVPLAPGRWLKLVYHFTPARRGNVTFQSIHWRARSPWGFWQLHWLIPLPMTTKVYPDVQAIRGVELLARQNRLAESGVRMTRLHGKGSAFDRLREYRREDEFRSIDWKASARQESLIAREYTIEKNQTIVLVLDSGRSMCHAEGVATHFDRALNSALLLAYTALRQGDHVGLLACSSKVQASIPPVRGLRSIDTLIRNIYDIEPEYTSTDYQLMVDELRRRYRKRALVVVLTYALDDVHLEQMARQFRRLRSPHLVICAFLSPESLVKQAESVPQTDQQAFEIAAAADLLQGHRITLRDLTAMGLFAIEATPETLTSQLISRYLEVKARSLI, encoded by the coding sequence ATGACACCCCGGCTTCAATTGCTATTGAGTATTCTCGCAGCCGGGATGCTGTACATCCCGGCGTGCTTTAGTTCTTCCTGGGCAACTCTGGGAACTGGCGCCACAGTTTTTGTCATTTTGCTGGCAATCATCGATTGGCTTCGCAGCCCGGCACTTTCCCAGATGGACATCGATCGAAAAGTAGGGCGCGTACTCAGCGTCGGAGCCCGTAACCCGATCACAATTGAGTATCGCTGGAAAGGAAGATCCAGCTGGCAGGCCGAGTTGCATGATGAACCTCCTCATCCGGGAACGTTTGATGGCGTACCGGCTGTTGTGCCTCTGGCACCTGGTCGTTGGCTGAAGCTGGTCTATCACTTCACACCTGCCCGGCGTGGAAATGTCACCTTTCAATCGATTCACTGGCGGGCACGATCCCCCTGGGGATTCTGGCAATTGCACTGGTTGATCCCTTTACCGATGACCACCAAGGTTTATCCGGATGTGCAGGCCATTCGGGGAGTCGAATTGCTCGCCCGGCAGAACCGCCTGGCCGAAAGTGGAGTCCGCATGACCCGGTTGCATGGCAAAGGCTCGGCCTTTGACCGGCTTCGGGAATATCGCCGCGAAGACGAATTTCGTTCGATTGACTGGAAAGCATCGGCGCGGCAGGAGTCGTTGATTGCCCGCGAATATACGATCGAGAAAAATCAGACGATCGTGTTAGTCCTCGACAGTGGACGATCAATGTGTCATGCCGAAGGAGTCGCCACGCATTTTGATCGTGCTCTGAACTCCGCCTTGCTGCTGGCCTACACAGCTCTCAGGCAGGGGGATCATGTCGGGTTGCTGGCCTGTTCATCCAAAGTCCAGGCATCGATCCCGCCCGTGCGTGGGCTGCGAAGTATCGATACGCTCATTCGTAACATCTACGATATTGAGCCTGAATACACATCGACAGATTATCAGCTCATGGTCGATGAATTGCGCCGTCGGTATCGCAAGCGGGCCTTGGTTGTGGTGCTGACCTATGCCCTCGATGATGTCCATCTGGAGCAGATGGCCCGGCAGTTTCGCCGTTTGCGTTCACCTCATCTGGTGATCTGCGCTTTTCTTTCGCCTGAGAGTCTGGTGAAACAGGCTGAAAGTGTGCCGCAAACAGATCAGCAGGCCTTTGAAATTGCCGCCGCCGCCGATCTTCTACAGGGACACCGCATAACACTGCGCGACCTGACTGCGATGGGCTTGTTTGCCATCGAGGCGACACCTGAGACATTGACCAGCCAGCTCATTTCCCGCTATCTGGAAGTCAAAGCCAGATCTTTGATTTAA